From Camelina sativa cultivar DH55 chromosome 5, Cs, whole genome shotgun sequence:
ttttggtGGTTTGgctgaaatcaagaaaacaattgCAAAATAATTTAACAATCTCGTTCTTTTCTACAAAAATCGAAGATAACACACAATCAAAACCAAGGTCAATATAGCCGTAACTGCACTCATCTTTGCTTCAAAACTTGTTACAAAGCTCACCGTGATGGCTTGCCTCTCTTCTTACCGCCtcctttcttctttcctttattcttcttcttgccatttttcttctttcccttaGACTTGATGCCGCCTCCttcaccacctcctcctcccaTGTTCTCGTTCTTTCTGTGTTTCTTTATCTTGAAATCTCTGTCATTAGTTATGGAATTACCGGGATGTAGCAAATGCCTAACATCAAGAACACCGCCCTTGAAATGTCCTACAGTAGACTTCAAGACTCTCTCTTCTGGCGTACGCTTCTTCTCTACGGGTTTCCTAGTACTTACACTCCCAAACTGTCCTCCAAATCTCCCAAGAATCCTATTCTGCAAAATACACCCCCCAATTAACAAGTGAGAAACCAGATGTCGTCGTAATggatcaaccaaacaaaaacagagcagttcataatgtaaaaaaaaaagtaatcaccTGGTCCaacatcttctcttctctctctttctgtttcttcatcGGTACTAACGCTACACTCAAAGGTAGCCTCTGCTTCTTTTGAGGCTGCAAATATATAACATCAAAGGGTTATCGCATATAAAAATCCTAAATGATCGAAACAGGTTTCTGTAAAAATCTAACCTTTCCACCAAGTTCAGCCACTTGCTTGTTCTCTAATGCTTTCTTATCCTTCCATGTCATATGCGTAGAGgctaaacaacaaaaacaacaacaattccAGCTGAGAATGTGAACAAAACAATTAACAGcaataaataatacaaatagcgagaagagaagagagagtgtgtgtgtttACCAAAGAATTGAACATCTTTCATAATATTCTTAAAGCTCATATCTTGATTAGTAGAAGCCAtgccttccttcttcttcttctccattggcTTACGATTATACAttattctgattctgatttctTTCTGAGAcaaaatttgagaga
This genomic window contains:
- the LOC104784852 gene encoding uncharacterized protein LOC104784852, which translates into the protein MYNRKPMEKKKKEGMASTNQDMSFKNIMKDVQFFASTHMTWKDKKALENKQVAELGGKPQKKQRLPLSVALVPMKKQKEREEKMLDQNRILGRFGGQFGSVSTRKPVEKKRTPEERVLKSTVGHFKGGVLDVRHLLHPGNSITNDRDFKIKKHRKNENMGGGGGEGGGIKSKGKKKNGKKKNKGKKKGGGKKRGKPSR